Proteins encoded in a region of the Agromyces protaetiae genome:
- a CDS encoding TetR/AcrR family transcriptional regulator, which translates to MRPDPRQIRTRQALVAALTRLLERRPLDEITVAELCREAGVHRTTFYGHADGVPEFALAEFSRDIDRIAEVDVEPTAEAPEEVADRYLSSMRRILDHIAEERAGYRTLFGPVTRGIFRTAVDDRLRHRARLALEVWREQRVPGAPRTEEAIEQAAAYVAGGLVGAIETWALSDETDASAEAARIATLMPAWWPRRGTQR; encoded by the coding sequence ATGCGACCCGACCCGAGACAGATCCGCACGCGCCAGGCCCTCGTCGCGGCGCTCACGCGGCTGCTCGAGCGTCGGCCGCTCGACGAGATCACGGTCGCCGAGCTCTGCCGCGAGGCCGGCGTGCACCGCACGACGTTCTACGGGCACGCCGACGGGGTGCCCGAGTTCGCGCTCGCCGAGTTCAGCCGTGACATCGACCGCATCGCCGAGGTCGACGTCGAGCCCACAGCCGAGGCGCCCGAGGAGGTCGCCGACCGGTACCTGAGCTCGATGCGACGAATCCTCGACCACATCGCCGAGGAGCGAGCCGGGTACCGCACGCTGTTCGGTCCGGTCACACGCGGCATCTTCCGCACCGCAGTCGACGACCGGCTGCGGCACCGTGCCCGGCTCGCGCTCGAGGTCTGGCGCGAGCAGCGTGTGCCCGGCGCGCCGCGCACCGAGGAGGCGATCGAGCAGGCCGCCGCGTACGTCGCCGGCGGTCTGGTCGGTGCGATCGAGACCTGGGCGCTCAGTGACGAGACGGATGCCTCGGCCGAGGCCGCCCGCATCGCGACCCTCATGCCAGCCTGGTGGCCGCGACGCGGCACGCAGCGGTAG
- a CDS encoding SDR family oxidoreductase, translating to MGASHARLLVEEGAKVVIGDLLDAEGEVLAAELGENVRYVHLDVTDYAQWEQAVKLAVDEFGGLDVVVNNAGIANFGPVDEYSLEAWDKMIAINLTGVFYGIRAAAPALKQSGKGSIINISSTAGLQGYEALPGYNAAKYGVRGLTKNAALDLGQYNIRVNSVHPGVIRTPMTDELDTPQNHVALHRVGEPIELSNLVLFLASDESSFSTGAEFVADGGETAGLAHYES from the coding sequence ATGGGCGCCTCGCACGCCCGGCTTCTGGTCGAGGAGGGTGCGAAGGTCGTCATCGGCGACTTGCTCGACGCCGAGGGCGAGGTGCTCGCGGCCGAGCTCGGCGAGAACGTCCGCTACGTCCACCTCGACGTCACCGACTATGCGCAATGGGAGCAGGCCGTCAAGCTCGCCGTCGATGAGTTCGGCGGACTCGATGTCGTGGTGAACAACGCCGGCATCGCGAACTTCGGCCCGGTCGACGAGTACTCGCTCGAGGCCTGGGACAAGATGATCGCCATCAACCTCACCGGTGTCTTCTACGGCATCCGAGCCGCTGCACCTGCGCTCAAGCAGAGCGGCAAGGGGTCCATCATCAACATCTCGTCGACCGCCGGCCTACAGGGCTACGAGGCGCTGCCCGGCTACAACGCCGCGAAGTACGGCGTGCGCGGGCTCACGAAGAACGCCGCGCTCGACCTGGGCCAGTACAACATCCGCGTGAACTCGGTGCACCCCGGTGTGATCCGCACGCCGATGACCGACGAGCTCGACACGCCGCAGAACCACGTCGCGCTTCACCGAGTCGGCGAGCCGATCGAGCTGTCGAACCTCGTCCTGTTCCTCGCGAGCGACGAGTCCAGCTTCTCCACCGGCGCCGAGTTCGTCGCCGACGGCGGCGAGACCGCGGGCCTCGCCCACTACGAGAGCTGA
- a CDS encoding HNH endonuclease signature motif containing protein — translation MQDMIPPPADIGSHVEAQAELAALIDASVELRQALARLDAQRLVSIHEAIQFAVSRARSFVSSHLGRTGQYELARRAVIAELAVAWRVSERTMQRLASESYMLCTALPSTLAAMSEGEIDAAHVRVIVEAVSAVEGSSDALARADAELASLARGVTPAKLRHDAKRLLEQVQIETVVQRHERAFADRAVQLEPAPDGMAWLAVQMRATDALLVRDRLKQAVTVAKADASESRTCAQLEADLARDLLLYGAPVGDAAAGTGLASIRPTVHVTVPVLSLLGLDESPADLDGYGPIDAETARRLAANAPSFTRLLTHPISGAVLDVDRGSYRVPADLRTWLQVRDRTCRFPGCTRRAVRCEVDHSAAWAADHGATAHDNLAHLCAFHHHLKHETAWSLRHLDGGVLEWTSLTGAVYRTTPEGDLRAGSLQQAIEAARRAFGQNEVLADAADPGDECGDLDDSDSDSELAPAPDSDSELDPDSDSDSTLDLDPDPDPDSGRRPGLNSAHRRRRRPPAVYEETVGF, via the coding sequence ATGCAAGACATGATTCCACCACCCGCTGACATCGGGTCGCACGTGGAGGCGCAGGCCGAACTCGCGGCATTGATCGATGCATCCGTCGAGCTCAGACAGGCGCTTGCTCGACTCGATGCCCAACGCCTTGTCTCGATCCACGAGGCGATCCAGTTCGCGGTGAGCCGCGCACGTTCATTCGTCTCGTCTCATCTCGGGCGTACCGGCCAGTACGAGCTCGCGCGCCGTGCGGTCATCGCGGAACTCGCTGTCGCGTGGCGGGTCTCCGAGCGGACGATGCAGCGCCTCGCGTCGGAGTCGTACATGCTCTGCACGGCGCTTCCATCGACGCTGGCGGCGATGAGCGAGGGGGAGATCGACGCGGCGCACGTGCGCGTCATCGTCGAGGCTGTGAGTGCCGTCGAAGGGTCATCCGATGCGCTCGCGAGGGCGGATGCCGAGCTTGCCTCGCTGGCGCGGGGCGTGACTCCTGCGAAGCTGCGGCATGATGCGAAGCGGCTGCTCGAGCAGGTGCAGATCGAGACGGTCGTGCAACGTCATGAGCGTGCGTTCGCTGACCGCGCCGTGCAGCTCGAGCCCGCACCGGATGGCATGGCGTGGCTCGCCGTGCAGATGCGCGCGACGGACGCGCTGCTGGTACGCGACCGGCTGAAGCAAGCGGTGACCGTGGCGAAGGCCGACGCGTCCGAGTCGCGCACCTGTGCGCAGCTCGAGGCGGACCTCGCGCGTGACCTCTTGCTGTACGGGGCGCCGGTCGGCGACGCGGCGGCCGGCACGGGACTCGCCTCGATTCGTCCTACGGTGCACGTGACGGTGCCCGTGCTCAGCCTGCTCGGTCTCGACGAGTCGCCGGCCGACCTCGACGGCTATGGTCCGATCGATGCGGAGACGGCTCGGCGTCTGGCCGCGAACGCACCGTCGTTCACGAGGCTGCTGACCCACCCGATCAGCGGTGCGGTGCTCGACGTCGACCGTGGCTCATATCGGGTACCGGCTGACCTTCGAACGTGGCTTCAGGTGCGCGACCGTACGTGCCGCTTTCCGGGGTGCACACGGCGTGCGGTTCGGTGCGAGGTCGACCACAGCGCGGCTTGGGCGGCCGACCACGGCGCGACCGCTCACGACAATCTGGCTCACTTGTGCGCGTTCCACCATCATCTGAAACACGAGACCGCGTGGTCGCTCAGGCACCTCGACGGGGGAGTGCTCGAGTGGACCTCCTTGACCGGCGCGGTGTACCGCACCACGCCGGAAGGTGATCTGCGTGCCGGCAGCCTCCAGCAGGCCATCGAGGCAGCTCGCCGAGCCTTCGGGCAGAACGAAGTCCTCGCCGACGCGGCAGATCCCGGCGACGAATGCGGCGACCTTGACGACTCGGACTCCGATTCAGAGCTAGCCCCGGCCCCGGACTCGGATTCCGAGCTGGACCCGGACTCGGACTCCGATTCAACCCTCGACTTAGACCCGGACCCGGACCCGGACTCAGGCCGGCGCCCGGGCTTGAACTCGGCGCACCGCCGTCGCCGCCGTCCACCGGCGGTGTACGAGGAAACGGTGGGCTTCTAA
- a CDS encoding methylated-DNA--[protein]-cysteine S-methyltransferase, whose amino-acid sequence MSRRHATLPTALGELLVVGDGDAMAGVYFPGHWHPPVEGSIGAGVDASVDSLFVTFAAQLAEFLEGRRREFDLPIAPVGDPFQHAVWDLLREIPYGETTTYGALAVELGDRNLARRVGGAVGRNPISIVVPCHRVVGANGALTGYAGGLERKLQLLELEGAPVVAQRRLF is encoded by the coding sequence ATGAGCCGTCGCCACGCCACGCTACCGACCGCGCTCGGCGAATTGCTCGTCGTGGGCGACGGTGACGCGATGGCGGGCGTGTATTTTCCGGGGCACTGGCACCCCCCAGTGGAGGGCTCGATCGGTGCGGGCGTGGATGCCTCTGTCGACTCCCTCTTCGTGACGTTTGCGGCACAGCTCGCAGAGTTCCTCGAAGGCCGGCGACGGGAGTTCGACCTGCCCATTGCGCCGGTCGGCGACCCGTTCCAGCATGCCGTCTGGGACCTGTTGCGCGAGATCCCGTACGGAGAGACCACGACGTACGGTGCGTTGGCGGTCGAGCTCGGCGATCGCAACCTCGCTCGCCGGGTGGGGGGTGCGGTCGGGAGGAATCCGATCAGTATCGTCGTGCCGTGCCACCGCGTCGTCGGAGCGAACGGCGCGCTCACGGGCTATGCGGGTGGCCTCGAACGCAAACTGCAGCTGCTCGAGCTCGAGGGTGCCCCAGTCGTCGCGCAGCGCCGTCTCTTCTAA
- a CDS encoding response regulator transcription factor: MSTIRLLVADDEHLIRGALIALLNLEPDIEVVASAANGEEAVSLALETSPDVCLLDLEMPEADGLEAASRILAEVPTRVVIVTRHARPGVLRRALASKVSGFVPKSTPAEDLANVIRDVAAGRRYIDPEIAATALTAERCPLTDRELDALRHSRSTMSVQQIAERMHLAPGTVRNYLSSAMTKLDAASRHEAAEIAWQQGWI; this comes from the coding sequence ATGAGCACGATCCGCCTGCTCGTCGCCGACGACGAGCATCTGATCCGCGGTGCGCTGATCGCACTGCTGAACCTCGAGCCCGACATCGAGGTGGTCGCGAGCGCCGCGAACGGCGAGGAGGCGGTATCGCTCGCGCTCGAGACAAGCCCCGACGTCTGTCTGCTCGACCTGGAGATGCCGGAGGCCGACGGCCTCGAGGCGGCGTCCCGCATCTTGGCCGAGGTGCCGACCCGCGTGGTCATCGTCACCCGTCATGCCCGCCCTGGTGTACTGCGCCGCGCGCTCGCGTCGAAGGTGTCGGGTTTCGTCCCGAAGTCGACCCCGGCTGAGGACCTCGCGAACGTGATCCGCGATGTCGCGGCCGGCCGCCGGTACATCGACCCCGAGATCGCCGCGACCGCGCTCACCGCCGAGCGCTGCCCGCTGACCGACCGTGAGCTGGACGCGCTTCGGCACAGCCGCTCGACGATGAGCGTGCAGCAGATCGCCGAACGCATGCACCTCGCACCCGGAACCGTGCGCAACTATCTGTCGTCCGCGATGACGAAGCTCGACGCCGCTTCGCGGCACGAGGCCGCCGAGATCGCCTGGCAGCAGGGCTGGATCTGA
- a CDS encoding sensor histidine kinase: MPAEHARSVQTTWYYTLTSIVFFVGFFEAVVALTLLEDVLATRDPFTMVLIVAVVVSAAVQIRYCWFLRAGRAGGLPAAGWTAALVGSAGVVWVLGLFVPGVEFATAVPLWAAASLIACLVPRMWRWVVLGVGAALFAAHVVLPMVVLDRSLDEMPRGGAIMFLIYSTLLPFMLISSLWWWEIVVRLERHRRTAGELAVTQERLRFASDLHDIQGHHLQVISLKSELAERLLEVDPAAAREHIHETRLIAKQALEETRSLVAGYRQVALDDELENAREVLTAAGASCALRVGVVPADAAVRAALASVVREATTNILRHSEATRVTITLRVVDDASVLSIENDGVAASTVAPAARAAGSGLAGLRERLADVGGRLETSTDASAGIFELTATVPVEESVRVSAGQVNA, from the coding sequence ATGCCTGCCGAGCACGCCCGCAGTGTGCAGACCACCTGGTACTACACGCTCACCTCGATCGTGTTCTTCGTGGGCTTCTTCGAGGCGGTCGTCGCGTTGACCTTGCTCGAGGACGTCCTCGCGACGCGCGACCCGTTCACGATGGTGCTGATCGTCGCGGTGGTGGTCTCGGCGGCGGTGCAGATCCGGTACTGCTGGTTCCTGCGGGCGGGGCGTGCGGGTGGGCTGCCCGCCGCGGGCTGGACGGCGGCGCTCGTCGGGTCGGCCGGCGTCGTATGGGTGCTTGGCCTGTTCGTGCCCGGTGTCGAGTTCGCGACGGCGGTGCCGCTCTGGGCGGCTGCGTCGCTCATCGCGTGCCTCGTGCCGCGGATGTGGCGCTGGGTCGTGCTCGGCGTGGGGGCGGCGCTCTTCGCCGCGCACGTCGTGCTCCCGATGGTCGTGCTCGACCGGTCGCTCGACGAGATGCCGCGCGGCGGCGCGATCATGTTTCTGATCTACTCCACGTTGCTGCCGTTCATGCTCATCTCGAGCCTGTGGTGGTGGGAGATCGTCGTGCGCCTCGAACGCCACCGCCGTACGGCCGGCGAGCTCGCGGTCACGCAGGAGCGGTTGCGCTTCGCGTCGGACCTGCACGACATCCAGGGGCATCATCTGCAGGTGATCTCGCTGAAGTCGGAGCTCGCGGAGCGCCTGCTCGAGGTCGATCCGGCGGCGGCTCGCGAGCACATCCACGAGACGCGGCTCATTGCGAAGCAGGCGCTCGAGGAGACGCGTTCGCTGGTCGCCGGCTACCGCCAGGTTGCGCTCGACGACGAGCTCGAGAACGCGCGCGAGGTGCTCACCGCTGCGGGGGCGTCGTGCGCGTTGCGCGTGGGCGTGGTGCCGGCGGACGCCGCGGTGCGCGCGGCGCTCGCGTCGGTGGTGCGCGAGGCGACGACGAACATCCTGCGGCACAGCGAGGCCACGCGCGTGACGATCACGCTGCGCGTGGTCGACGATGCCAGCGTGTTGTCGATCGAGAACGACGGTGTCGCTGCGTCGACGGTCGCCCCGGCCGCGCGTGCGGCGGGCAGCGGCCTCGCGGGCCTTCGCGAGCGGCTCGCGGACGTGGGAGGGCGGCTCGAGACCTCGACGGATGCCTCGGCCGGCATCTTCGAGCTCACGGCGACGGTGCCGGTCGAGGAGAGCGTGAGAGTGAGCGCAGGGCAGGTGAACGCATGA
- a CDS encoding small multidrug efflux protein, whose translation MSLIETFQDLVAQVPELVQPLIVAGAGAIPFIEGEGAVSIGILGGIHPVVAAIAAMIGNFACVAVLVLISAGARQAVVTRHHERVQARVSAAAAGQSPTSDAGDMDLTDIPESPRKQKFQKALVKYGVPGVSLLGPLLLPTQFTATMLAAAGVGKARILIWQGVAIFLWTTAFAILISGVLYAVR comes from the coding sequence ATGAGCCTCATCGAAACCTTCCAGGACCTCGTCGCGCAGGTGCCCGAACTCGTGCAGCCCCTCATCGTCGCCGGTGCCGGCGCCATCCCCTTCATCGAGGGCGAAGGGGCCGTCTCGATCGGCATCCTCGGCGGGATCCACCCCGTGGTCGCCGCGATCGCGGCCATGATCGGTAACTTCGCGTGCGTCGCCGTGCTGGTGCTGATCAGCGCGGGCGCACGCCAGGCCGTCGTCACGCGACACCACGAGCGCGTGCAGGCGCGCGTGTCTGCGGCCGCCGCCGGACAGAGCCCGACCTCGGACGCCGGCGACATGGACCTCACCGACATCCCCGAGTCGCCCAGGAAGCAGAAGTTCCAGAAGGCACTCGTGAAGTACGGCGTGCCCGGCGTGAGCCTGCTCGGACCGCTGCTGCTGCCCACGCAGTTCACCGCGACCATGCTCGCCGCGGCCGGGGTCGGCAAGGCCCGCATCCTGATCTGGCAGGGCGTCGCGATCTTCCTCTGGACGACCGCGTTCGCGATCCTCATCAGCGGCGTGCTCTACGCGGTGCGCTGA
- a CDS encoding putative Ig domain-containing protein yields MHPSAPAPLRRLNRPIAALVALLLAVTALVLTPIAPAHAEPEALSSIDYVIGQDGGRVVVVDRADVRAYGIDPSTRLPAGLQVESPSPDFALVGTPTEAGLFTLVFLAESSPPMPVWRTYTVDVRVHDTPVWQTASVPAATSGLSYDVDLGVSPFADTFSVVAGATPAGISLSSAGKLSGTLSVSGSFTFTVRATNLAGSADRVFTLHIAPPTPAPVWQTTSLGEVRSGQPFSLGLRASDAMAYYVAGGELPPGLTLSGNVISGTPEIRSDNGSYRYEFTMGANGDGGATNHTFSGTVFPPIPRWITERVPAATIGVPYEFQLEARYQNGFIAQASLPTGLALHRDGRIAGTPTETGTFLTRIIVANGGAGTYRDFNFVVHPAAPVWQTTSLEALQVGTASSTTLQASDATGYRVTAGALPAGVTLEGDTVTGTPTEYGPYDVEITASHAGAETAQRFTGRVAAGAVEWVTRQIGPFTVGHPVDLQFEATNAERFIAAGVLPFGLTLDPDGRLHGTLIGASGSIMVQAQNADGFGPYRTFSFDARFEPAWRTTSLGEPRVGEAYELELSASATTGFRITEGELPAGLTFDDRVIAGTPTAHGPYDVTIGATNGLIWVEQRFTGTVADGSVEWVTEFFGLLEVGLVIDDAFDADYAVRFTLESGALPTGLTLDEDGRVHGTVTEAGRFESSIRAANADGEGSTRTFTIDVRDVPVWTGESSFLMTAGNGLLIPETVEHGEVRGVAAADDDILEANLAAGGGIEFVALDAGTTTVTVTMWNGVAEHTQELTVEVRDEPEWQTTEFGGLREGLPFSIRLDATDATGFTVTDGELPAGLILDDGVVVGTPSAFGAYDVTISATNGDVQVEQRFTGEVSAAFVAWVTESFPTVNRNVAAELPLEAANAVSFELTGGALPAGIDLAQTDTGWALAGTPTEAGEFAFELTARNATGDVAPRAFDLVVAQPELTLTFPGEPGDEASGIEIGADASGLAPSSGWSVVLYSEPTEIAAGEASAEGAVAASATLATVPFGAHELRFSATGADGVDVSTSVWFSVGEDGRIVEVSTTGPVADPPRTPTPSPAPAAPAAPAAQDGGTIAHTGVEASVWLVAALALVLAGLAGLALAVRRRTAR; encoded by the coding sequence ATGCACCCCTCCGCGCCCGCACCCCTCCGCCGTCTGAACCGCCCGATCGCCGCGCTCGTCGCGCTGCTGCTCGCGGTGACCGCTCTCGTGCTCACCCCGATCGCACCGGCGCACGCCGAGCCTGAGGCGCTCAGCTCGATCGACTACGTGATCGGTCAGGATGGGGGCCGCGTCGTCGTCGTCGATCGCGCCGACGTGCGGGCATACGGCATCGACCCCTCCACTCGGCTCCCGGCGGGCCTCCAGGTCGAGAGCCCATCTCCGGATTTCGCGCTCGTCGGCACGCCGACCGAGGCGGGCCTGTTCACGCTCGTGTTCCTCGCCGAGTCGAGCCCCCCGATGCCCGTTTGGCGCACGTACACCGTCGACGTGCGCGTGCACGACACGCCGGTCTGGCAGACCGCGTCCGTGCCGGCTGCCACCTCCGGGCTTTCGTACGACGTGGACCTCGGGGTCTCCCCGTTCGCCGACACGTTCTCAGTCGTCGCGGGCGCGACCCCGGCAGGAATCTCGCTGTCCTCAGCAGGCAAGCTCAGTGGAACGCTGTCGGTCAGCGGCTCGTTCACGTTCACGGTGCGCGCCACCAACCTGGCCGGCAGCGCCGACCGCGTGTTCACGCTCCACATCGCCCCGCCGACCCCGGCGCCCGTGTGGCAGACCACGAGCCTCGGCGAGGTGCGGTCGGGTCAGCCGTTCAGCCTCGGCCTGCGTGCCTCTGACGCCATGGCCTATTACGTGGCGGGGGGCGAGCTGCCACCGGGATTGACGCTGAGCGGCAACGTGATTTCGGGCACGCCTGAGATCCGGAGTGACAACGGCTCGTACCGGTACGAGTTCACGATGGGCGCGAACGGCGACGGCGGCGCCACCAACCACACGTTCAGCGGCACGGTCTTTCCGCCCATCCCGCGGTGGATCACCGAACGGGTGCCCGCGGCGACGATCGGCGTGCCGTACGAGTTCCAGCTCGAGGCGCGTTACCAGAACGGATTCATCGCCCAGGCCTCGCTGCCGACCGGCCTGGCACTCCATCGCGACGGCCGGATCGCTGGTACACCGACCGAGACCGGCACGTTCCTGACGCGGATCATTGTCGCCAACGGCGGCGCCGGCACCTACCGCGACTTCAACTTCGTCGTGCACCCGGCCGCGCCGGTCTGGCAGACCACCTCGCTCGAGGCGCTACAGGTCGGCACGGCGTCCAGCACGACCCTGCAGGCATCGGATGCCACGGGCTACCGCGTGACCGCGGGCGCGCTGCCGGCCGGCGTCACCCTCGAGGGCGACACCGTCACCGGCACGCCGACCGAGTACGGCCCCTACGACGTCGAGATCACGGCGAGCCACGCCGGCGCCGAGACGGCCCAGCGGTTCACGGGCCGGGTCGCTGCGGGTGCGGTGGAGTGGGTCACGCGGCAGATCGGCCCGTTCACCGTCGGTCATCCGGTGGATCTGCAATTCGAGGCCACCAACGCTGAGCGATTCATCGCGGCAGGGGTGCTCCCGTTCGGCCTCACGCTCGATCCGGACGGTCGTCTCCACGGCACGCTCATCGGCGCATCGGGTTCCATCATGGTGCAGGCGCAGAACGCCGATGGCTTCGGGCCGTATCGGACCTTCTCGTTCGACGCGCGTTTTGAGCCCGCCTGGCGCACCACTTCGCTCGGCGAGCCACGCGTCGGCGAGGCCTACGAGCTCGAGCTCAGCGCGTCAGCCACGACGGGCTTCAGGATCACCGAGGGCGAGCTGCCGGCCGGCCTCACCTTCGACGACCGCGTCATCGCCGGCACCCCGACCGCGCACGGTCCCTATGACGTCACGATCGGCGCGACGAACGGCCTCATCTGGGTCGAGCAGCGCTTCACGGGCACGGTCGCCGACGGTTCGGTCGAGTGGGTCACCGAGTTCTTCGGTCTGCTCGAGGTCGGCCTGGTCATCGACGACGCGTTCGACGCGGACTACGCGGTACGCTTCACGCTGGAGTCGGGCGCGCTGCCGACTGGGCTCACCCTCGACGAGGACGGCCGCGTGCACGGCACGGTGACCGAGGCCGGTCGCTTCGAGTCGAGCATCCGCGCGGCGAACGCCGACGGCGAGGGCAGCACCCGCACGTTCACGATCGACGTGCGCGACGTGCCGGTCTGGACGGGCGAGAGCTCCTTCCTCATGACCGCGGGCAATGGACTGCTGATCCCGGAGACGGTCGAGCACGGCGAGGTCCGCGGCGTGGCGGCCGCGGACGACGACATCCTCGAGGCGAACCTCGCGGCGGGCGGGGGCATCGAGTTCGTCGCCCTCGACGCGGGCACGACCACGGTCACCGTGACCATGTGGAACGGCGTCGCCGAGCACACGCAGGAGCTCACGGTCGAGGTGCGCGACGAGCCGGAGTGGCAGACCACCGAGTTCGGCGGGCTCCGCGAGGGCCTGCCGTTCTCGATCCGGCTGGACGCGACGGATGCCACGGGCTTCACGGTGACCGACGGCGAGCTGCCGGCCGGGCTCATCCTCGACGACGGGGTCGTCGTCGGCACGCCTTCGGCGTTCGGTGCGTACGACGTGACGATCTCGGCGACGAACGGCGACGTGCAGGTCGAGCAGCGGTTCACGGGCGAGGTCTCGGCCGCGTTCGTGGCGTGGGTCACCGAGTCCTTCCCGACGGTGAACCGCAACGTCGCCGCCGAGCTGCCGCTCGAGGCGGCGAACGCGGTGAGCTTCGAGCTCACGGGCGGCGCCCTGCCCGCCGGCATCGACCTGGCACAGACCGACACCGGCTGGGCGCTGGCCGGCACCCCGACCGAGGCCGGCGAGTTCGCGTTCGAGCTCACCGCGCGTAACGCGACGGGTGACGTCGCACCGCGCGCGTTCGACTTGGTCGTCGCGCAGCCCGAGCTGACGCTCACCTTCCCGGGCGAGCCCGGTGACGAGGCATCCGGCATCGAGATCGGGGCGGATGCCTCGGGCCTCGCGCCGTCCTCAGGCTGGTCGGTCGTGCTGTACTCGGAGCCGACCGAGATCGCGGCGGGCGAGGCATCCGCCGAGGGAGCCGTCGCCGCTTCGGCGACACTCGCGACCGTGCCGTTCGGCGCGCACGAGCTGCGCTTCTCCGCGACCGGTGCCGACGGCGTCGACGTGTCGACGTCGGTCTGGTTCTCGGTGGGCGAAGACGGCCGCATCGTCGAGGTCTCCACGACCGGCCCGGTGGCCGATCCGCCGCGCACGCCCACACCGTCGCCCGCACCCGCGGCACCCGCGGCGCCCGCGGCGCAGGACGGCGGCACGATCGCACACACCGGCGTCGAGGCATCCGTCTGGCTCGTGGCAGCCCTCGCGCTCGTGCTGGCCGGTCTCGCCGGCCTCGCGCTCGCCGTCCGCCGCCGCACCGCCCGCTGA